A genome region from Platichthys flesus chromosome 12, fPlaFle2.1, whole genome shotgun sequence includes the following:
- the marveld1 gene encoding MARVEL domain-containing protein 1: MAPQPPQPPQPPQVRKNMLKFLRSFLGISRILQIVVGAGLWVTIAANKYEGSIHFVLFVAVLFWLLTLGLFFITLLDKQDLVPLLGGERWLCTNLAHDVAAAALYLPAIGVMIYKTERTSYCNMDLYKHFCLYKVYLTASVFACLCCVSYLLSLVYGARRRCSGEQTVI, translated from the coding sequence atggcaCCCCAACCTCCCCAGCCTCCCCAGCCTCCGCAGGTGAGGAAGAACATGCTGAAGTTCCTCCGGAGCTTCTTGGGGATCAGCCGCATCCTGCAGATCGTGGTCGGCGCCGGGCTGTGGGTCACCATCGCCGCCAACAAGTACGAGGGCTCCATCCACTTCGTGCTCTTTGTGGCCGTGCTCTTCTGGCTCCTCACCCTCGGCCTCTTCTTCATCACGCTGCTGGACAAGCAGGACCTGGTGCCGCTGCTGGGCGGGGAGCGGTGGCTGTGCACCAACCTGGCGCACGACGTGGCCGCCGCCGCGCTCTACCTGCCGGCCATCGGCGTCATGATCTACAAGACGGAGCGCACCTCGTACTGCAACATGGATCTGTACAAGCACTTCTGTCTGTACAAGGTCTACCTGACGGCCTCCGTGTTCGCCTGCCTCTGCTGCGTCTCCTACCTCCTGTCGCTGGTGTACGGGGCGCGCAGGAGGTGCAGCGGCGAGCAGACGGTCATCTGA
- the avpi1 gene encoding arginine vasopressin-induced protein 1 has translation MDTGPASPPSSRVAGPPPLWRLAERRSRKTGSGNIFSNVNLWQLQRLFRAAGDQDAEQRAELVWGQRDEAELAQALMGLRSRTHRRGLRSSGRDALESRWLRSFNHLRIGESSASGQGKEAGEEIDSEAGAHSSPDPHLHSPVGTTGRAAGATGALGEGHSPAGTSGRPVRVGSGLRRGGERDPEKYLHRILH, from the exons ATGGATACTGGACCCGCCTCCCCACCGTCCTCCAGGGTGGCGGGCCCCCCCCCACTGTGGAGGCTGgccgagaggaggagcaggaagaccGGTTCAGGGAACATCTTCAGCAACGTGAATCTGTGGCAGCTCCAGAGACTGTTCAGGGCAGCAGGGGACCAGGATGCGGAGCAGAGGGCCGAGCTGGTTTGGGGCCAAAGAGATGAGGCTGAGCTGGCTCAGGCCTTGATGGGACTGAGGTCCCGAACCCACCGCAGAGGGCTGAGGAGCAGTGGGAGGGATGCTCTGGAGTCACGCTGGCTACGCTCCTTCAATCACCTCAG GATTGGGGAGAGCTCGGCAAGCGGCCAGGggaaggaagcaggagaggagaTTGATTCTGAGGCAGGAGCACACAGCAGTCCAGACCCACATCTACACTCCCCTGTAGGGACCACAGGAAGAGCTGCGGGGGCCACGGGGGCACTTGGTGAGGGCCACAGCCCAGCAGGGACTTCTGGGAGACCGGTCAGGGTCGGCTCAGgactgagaagaggaggagagagggaccCAGAGAAATACCTCCATCGAATACTGCACTGA